Proteins from a genomic interval of Dendropsophus ebraccatus isolate aDenEbr1 chromosome 6, aDenEbr1.pat, whole genome shotgun sequence:
- the LOC138796037 gene encoding cytochrome P450 2C14-like, with translation MDLCNLLGCKHPVYLLREEKRLETPLLDSSYRTLCTAQDAALTMDLVTVLLSIIVILFFINAFKKHENDKNFPPGPKPLPIIGNILTINMAKPYETFMELAKTYGPVFSVQIGMTKTVVLCGYEAVKDALINHADAFSDRPIQPLTVKFLGNNGVVFSNGENWKVMRRFTLSTLRDYGMGKRTIEEKIIEEAECLVQRFRSYNGKPFDNLTSINAAVANIIVSILHSHRFDYEDPTIQRLLALINENITLTGKPWIRLYNSFPTLMDWLPGPHRTIFENIREFQSFIRATFTKQKKELDINDQRNLVDAFLAKQQEGKPESTEFYHNDNLTVLVGNLFAAGMETTSTTLRWGLLLMMKYPEIQQNVHDEIERVIGSAQPQMEHRKQMPYTDAVIHEIQRVGDIVPNNAPHATSEDVTFRGYFIPKGTVVFPLLHSILREKTYFEKPYEFYPEHFLDSKGNFKKNEAFIPFSIGKRSCAGETLAKMELFLFFTTLLQNFTFKPVPRANLDLTPGVGSTNSPKPFEICAISRR, from the exons ATGGACTTATGTAATCTCTTGGGTTGTAAACACCCGGTGTATTTACTGAGGGAGGAGAAAAGATTGGAGACTCCACTGCTGGACTCTAGCTACAGGACTCTCTGCACTGCACAAG ACGCCGCACTCACTATGGACCTGGTCACAGTTCTCTTGTCCATCATTGTCATCTTATTTTTCATCAATGCttttaaaaaacatgaaaatgaTAAAAACTTTCCACCTGGACCAAAACCTTTACCGATCATTGGAAATATTCTCACGATCAACATGGCAAAACCTTATGAAACCTTCATGGAG CTTGCTAAGACTTATGGTCCAGTCTTCAGTGTCCAGATAGGCATGACAAAGACAGTGGTCCTGTGCGGTTATGAAGCGGTTAAGGATGCACTCATCAACCACGCTGATGCCTTCTCTGACCGACCCATTCAACCCCTGACTGTAAAATTTTTAGGCAACAacg gGGTTGTCTTTTCCAATGGAGAGAACTGGAAAGTGATGAGAAGATTTACCCTCTCGACACTACGGGACTATGGGATGGGGAAGAGAACCATAGAAGAGAAGATTATTGAGGAGGCCGAATGTCTGGTGCAGAGATTCCGATCCTATAATG gaAAACCCTTTGATAATTTGACAAGCATCAATGCAGCCGTAGCCAATATCATTGTGTCCATACTGCACAGTCATCGATTCGACTACGAGGATCCGACCATACAGAGGCTTTTGGCTTTAATCAATGAAAATATAACACTTACAGGGAAACCATGGATTAGG ctGTATAATAGTTTTCCGacactgatggactggctgcccgGACCCCACAGAACCATTTTTGAAAACATCAGAGAGTTTCAGTCATTTATAAGAGCGACATTTACAAAGCAGAAGAAAGAACTGGATATCAATGACCAGAGGAACCTGGTTGACGCCTTCCTGGCCAAGCAACAAGAG GGAAAGCCAGAATCCACAGAGTTTTACCACAATGACAACCTGACTGTACTGGTAGGAAACCTGTTCGCTGCCGGGATGGAGACCACATCAACCACACTGAGATGGGGTCTACTGCTCATGATGAAATATCCAGAAATTCAGC AAAATGTACATGATGAGATTGAAAGAGTGATCGGATCGGCCCAACCTCAGATGGAGCACAGGAAACAGATGCCGTATACAGACGCCGTCATACATGAAATTCAACGGGTTGGGGATATTGTACCAAATAATGCGCCACATGCAACGTCAGAAGATGTCACATTCCGAGGGTATTTTATTCCAAAG GGCACTGTTGTTTTCCCGTTGCTGCACTCCATACTCAGAGAGAAAACTTACTTTGAGAAGCCGTATGAGTTTTACCCCGAACATTTTCTTGACTCAAAAGGAAATTTCAAAAAGAATGAGGCCTTCATACCATTCTCCATAG GTAAAAGGAGCTGTGCTGGGGAAACCTTGGCGAAAATGGAGCTATTCCTCTTCTTCACAACACTATTACAGAACTTCACTTTTAAGCCTGTACCTAGAGCCAACCTGGACCTCACCCCTGGAGTGGGTTCCACAAACTCCCCCAAACCCTTTGAGATTTGTGCCATATCTCGCAGATAG